TTTCTTCCATTCAGGGTAATCTTTTTCTAATAACACCTGCGGCCAGTAACCGTACCAACCGTATCCGGTACGGCGCTCTCGGGCAACATCCGACAAGCGAAAAACCTTGCCTCCATCGCGGTTCGCCATAAAAGGCCTATTGGTATCCAGCTCATAAAAACGTGCCCAAATGGGCGGTGCGTTTTTATCGTTTACCACAACCCTATCCCAATCGCTGGAATGATATTTAAAGCGCTCCTTTTCGGCCGCCACCTTATCAACCCGAAAGCCAGAAAGCTTTGAAGCCTCCAGCCAGTCCACCGCCGCTTCCACGGCCTGCACAACTTCAGCCGAGGGAGCCTCTATGCTCATTAAATAGTGAAGCACACCAACTGACTCTAGGCTCACTAAACCCGGTAGTTCAAACGAACGTGCTCCAATAGGGGCTAGCGTTTGTGGGTGGTATTGGCCAGCCCAACCCGTAAGCTTACCATTCTGCTTCACTTGTAAATCCAACACTAGGCGGTCGCCCTTATGCAGCGCTTCTGAACACCGTTTTAGTAAATCTTTACTCACAAATTGAAATGGCCGGCGCCGCTCACTGACCTGGCGCAACAGAGTCAACACACCAGGCATTACCTCATCGGCCAAGGTTATGTATCCATAGTACTTATCTATTCTTGGAGGCGAATGAGGCCAACCGCCATTGCTGTATTGATACTGCAAAATGAATTCAAGCCCACGCTCTGCCGCGTCGCGATACTTAGCATCATTCGTTTGCCGATACACTTCGGCTAAATAGGTGATTTGGGTAAAAATATTACGGTTGTCCAGTGAAGTATCGGTGGCACTTCTCTCTGCCAGAAGCTCAGATTTTTCCACGTCACTTAACAAACGAGTGGGCTCCTCGTTTTCCGGCCAGCCACCGTTAAAACGCTG
This genomic stretch from Teredinibacter franksiae harbors:
- the pelA gene encoding pectate lyase, with translation MKICNIWLAIAIVFAPLAWGDSAVTEQGQAQTQAQTYQPISLEGFADGIRHWKKFHDKFEYPRCDVSNITCIGDNILLYQRFNGGWPENEEPTRLLSDVEKSELLAERSATDTSLDNRNIFTQITYLAEVYRQTNDAKYRDAAERGLEFILQYQYSNGGWPHSPPRIDKYYGYITLADEVMPGVLTLLRQVSERRRPFQFVSKDLLKRCSEALHKGDRLVLDLQVKQNGKLTGWAGQYHPQTLAPIGARSFELPGLVSLESVGVLHYLMSIEAPSAEVVQAVEAAVDWLEASKLSGFRVDKVAAEKERFKYHSSDWDRVVVNDKNAPPIWARFYELDTNRPFMANRDGGKVFRLSDVARERRTGYGWYGYWPQVLLEKDYPEWKKRL